A stretch of Chiloscyllium plagiosum isolate BGI_BamShark_2017 chromosome 6, ASM401019v2, whole genome shotgun sequence DNA encodes these proteins:
- the spry2 gene encoding protein sprouty homolog 2: protein MDTRTQNGSGSAALLQLLRDSGRQHVEPDPRDVQPQRVQVLSLDQIRIIRATNEYTEGPTVAPRPGSKSVHRPPSQHKNERMSGLNNDHEHQWLNSRSQQPHIHSSSRAHLTRSTSTVSTSSRNSTRTSTSSTSSEQRLLGPSSSPLDRVSDRIIRVQPKSEFKSDELKPLGKEELGKHIYRCEDCGKCKCEECTYPRTLPSCWLCDKRCLCSAQNAVEYGTCFCFVKGVFYHCSNYDDEDNCADNPCSCSQSHCCVRWSAMGFMSLVMPCLWCYLPAKGCLKLCQGCYNRINHPGCRCKNSNTVCCKVPSLPPRNLEKPS, encoded by the coding sequence ATGGATACGCGAACTCAAAATGGCAGTGGTTCGGCAGCCCTGCTACAGTTGCTGCGTGACAGTGGAAGGCAACACGTGGAACCTGACCCCAGGGATGTACAGCCACAGCGGGTTCAAGTGTTGTCGCTCGATCAGATCCGAATTATAAGGGCCACTAATGAGTACACAGAGGGACCTACTGTTGCTCCAAGACCTGGGAGCAAGTCTGTGCACCGACCGCCTTCGCAGCACAAAAATGAGAGAATGTCTGGATTAAATAACGACCATGAGCATCAGTGGCTTAACAGTCGCAGTCAGCAACCCCATATACATTCTTCATCAAGGGCGCATTTAACTCGGTCAACTAGCACTGTGAGTACCAGTTCTCGGAATAGCACAAGGACAAGTACAAGCAGCACATCTTCCGAGCAGAGGCTTCTGGGACCTTCATCCTCTCCCCTGGACCGTGTCTCTGATCGGATCATCAGGGTGCAGCCCAAATCGGAATTTAAATCTGATGAACTGAAGCCTCTGGGGAAAGAAGAACTGGGCAAACACATCTACCGATGTGAAGACTGTGGGAAGTGTAAGTGTGAGGAATGCACTTATCCAAGGACTCTACCTTCCTGTTGGCTCTGTGACAAACGGTGCCTCTGCTCTGCACAGAATGCGGTGGAGTATGGGACTTGCTTCTGCTTTGTGAAAGGTGTCTTTTACCACTGCTCAAACTATGACGATGAAGACAACTGCGCAGATAATCCATGCTCCTGTagccagtcacattgctgtgtccGATGGTCAGCCATGGGCTTCATGTCCCTCGTTATGCCCTGCCTGTGGTGTTACCTGCCAGCCAAGGGCTGCCTTAAGTTGTGTCAGGGGTGCTACAATAGGATTAACCATCCTGGGTGCCGTTGCAAAAATTCGAACACTGTCTGCTGCAAGGTTCCCAGTTTACCTCCTCGGAACCTTGAGAAGCCCTCCTAG